The following proteins come from a genomic window of Pyxidicoccus sp. MSG2:
- the nfi gene encoding deoxyribonuclease V (cleaves DNA at apurinic or apyrimidinic sites) has product MELREEVGRWDVTPTEAVALQKRLRELLVLQPPAGMKVERVAGADISTEKGNDTGYGGIVVLDAATLVPVAQSGAAVALTFPYVPGLLSFRELPIVKAAWERLTVRPDVVIFDGQGTAHPRRMGIACHGGLLFGVPSIGCAKSLLVGTYGKLGDARGATAPITHKGEVVGMAVRTRKGVQPVYVSPGHLMDLPTAVDLVLKVSPKYREPETTRHAHRLVNALRRADGEAAELE; this is encoded by the coding sequence ATGGAGCTTCGGGAAGAAGTGGGCCGCTGGGATGTCACGCCCACGGAAGCGGTGGCGCTGCAGAAGCGGCTGCGCGAGCTGCTGGTGCTCCAGCCCCCAGCGGGCATGAAGGTGGAGCGCGTGGCGGGCGCGGACATCTCCACGGAGAAGGGGAACGACACGGGCTACGGCGGCATCGTCGTCCTCGACGCGGCCACGCTGGTGCCGGTGGCGCAGTCCGGGGCGGCGGTGGCGCTGACGTTCCCCTACGTGCCGGGTCTGCTGTCCTTCCGGGAGCTGCCCATCGTGAAGGCCGCGTGGGAGCGGCTCACCGTGCGCCCGGACGTGGTCATCTTCGACGGGCAGGGCACGGCGCATCCCCGACGCATGGGGATTGCCTGTCACGGCGGGCTGCTGTTCGGCGTGCCGTCCATCGGGTGCGCCAAGTCGCTGCTGGTGGGCACGTACGGGAAGCTGGGGGACGCGCGGGGCGCCACCGCGCCCATCACCCACAAGGGCGAGGTGGTGGGCATGGCGGTGCGTACGCGCAAGGGCGTGCAGCCCGTATACGTGTCGCCGGGCCACCTGATGGATTTGCCCACCGCGGTGGACCTGGTGCTGAAGGTGAGCCCGAAGTACCGCGAGCCGGAGACGACGCGGCATGCGCACCGGCTCGTCAACGCGCTCCGCCGCGCGGATGGGGAGGCGGCGGAGCTGGAGTGA